One genomic segment of Hippoglossus hippoglossus isolate fHipHip1 chromosome 22, fHipHip1.pri, whole genome shotgun sequence includes these proteins:
- the zbtb8a gene encoding zinc finger and BTB domain-containing protein 8A isoform X2, with amino-acid sequence MITCWRQPQRWFNTADITVAHQSNLLKQLNQQRRQELFCDCSVLVEGQLFRAHRNVLFASSGYFRMLLSQGPDGLSDPVISATFDVFSPETFTVILDFIYSGQLDLSSLNVIEVMSAASYLQMNNVISYCKNFIKSSLDISMKDEDSDRCLSLSETCSFTSGAGEETTEQQQQGPCSVSPPPALWTRDNSRSQSSFIGKDPDLESSASAIKTNPSSPANELSVEAEDLQDPQDPLYTLPRSERRRGKGGAKRRALNSNRSHQHEDLDLQEARTKKAEKAEELYATLPQIVGVIGHFNKDSNHIMRFKCPFCTHTVKRKADLKRHLRCHTGERPYPCQACNKRFTRLEHLRSHFETIHQARKLVCRKCKCQVTEETGHVVCEGSRRYRMCTACIEEVGCDNIPMDGLEEADDEPALLLGVDGEEEGDSKRSWMVTDDDDLAEDSGADLIIQQVDDSDEELQ; translated from the exons ATGATCACTTGCTGGAG GCAGCCTCAGAGGTGGTTCAACACCGCCGACATCACAGTGGCTCACCAAAGCAACCTGCTGAAGCAGCTCAACCAGCAGCGGCGTCAGGAGCTGTTCTGCGACTGCAGCGTGCTGGTGGAGGGCCAGCTCTTCAGAGCCCACCGCAACGTCCTGTTCGCCAGCAGCGGCTACTTCCGCATGTTGCTGTCCCAGGGACCCGACGGGCTGTCGGACCCCGTCATCAGCGCCACCTTCGACGTCTTCAGCCCAGAGACCTTCACGGTAATCCTAGATTTCATCTACTCCGGCCAGCTTGATCTCTCAAGTCTCAACGTTATCGAGGTGATGTCCGCAGCCAGCTACTTGCAGATGAACAATGTCATCAGCTACTGCAAGAACTTCATCAAGTCCTCCCTGGACATCAGCATGAAAGATGAAGACAGTGACCGCTGCCTCAGCTTGTCTGAGACCTGCAGCTTTACCAGTGGGGCAGGAGAAGAgaccacagagcagcagcagcagggcccCTGCTCCGTCAGTCCACCACCTGCACTTTGGACCAGGGACAATTCCAGATCCCAGTCCAGCTTCATTGGGAAGGATCCAGACCTGGAATCTTCAGCCTCAGCTATAAAGACAAACCCAAGCAGCCCTGCTAATGAGCTCAGTGTAGAGGCTGAGGACCTGCAGGACCCTCAGGACCCTCTGTACACACTGCCCAGATCAGAGCGCCGGAGAGGTAAAGGAGGAGCCAAGAGGAGGGCGCTCAACAGCAACCGCTCTCATCAACACGAAGACTTGGACCTTCAGGAGGCGAGGACAAAAAAGGCTGAAAAGGCCGAAGAGCTGTACGCAACTCTACCACAGATTGTCGGTGTTATTGGACACTTTAATAAAG ACTCCAACCACATCATGCGCTTCAAATGCCCCTTTTGCACCCACACTGTGAAGAGGAAGGCCGACCTGAAGCGCCACTTGCGTTGTCACACTGGAGAGAGGCCGTACCCCTGTCAGGCCTGCAATAAACGCTTCACCCGCCTGGAGCACCTCCGCAGTCATTTCGAGACG ATCCATCAAGCCAGGAAGCTGGTGTGCAGGAAGTGCAAGTGTCAGGTGACGGAGGAGACGGGGCATGTGGTGTGCGAGGGCTCGCGACGCTACCGCATGTGCACCGCGTGCATCGAGGAAGTGGGCTGTGACAACATCCCCATGGACGGTCTGGAGGAGGCCGACGACGAGCCGGCCCTGCTGCTGGGCGtggacggggaggaggagggggacagcAAGCGGAGCTGGATGGTAACCGACGACGACGACCTGGCTGAGGACTCGGGGGCCGACCTCATCATCCAGCAAGTGGACGACAGtgatgaggagctgcagtga
- the zbtb8a gene encoding zinc finger and BTB domain-containing protein 8A isoform X1: MDMVADLGASRLYRAPGESSHQQPQRWFNTADITVAHQSNLLKQLNQQRRQELFCDCSVLVEGQLFRAHRNVLFASSGYFRMLLSQGPDGLSDPVISATFDVFSPETFTVILDFIYSGQLDLSSLNVIEVMSAASYLQMNNVISYCKNFIKSSLDISMKDEDSDRCLSLSETCSFTSGAGEETTEQQQQGPCSVSPPPALWTRDNSRSQSSFIGKDPDLESSASAIKTNPSSPANELSVEAEDLQDPQDPLYTLPRSERRRGKGGAKRRALNSNRSHQHEDLDLQEARTKKAEKAEELYATLPQIVGVIGHFNKDSNHIMRFKCPFCTHTVKRKADLKRHLRCHTGERPYPCQACNKRFTRLEHLRSHFETIHQARKLVCRKCKCQVTEETGHVVCEGSRRYRMCTACIEEVGCDNIPMDGLEEADDEPALLLGVDGEEEGDSKRSWMVTDDDDLAEDSGADLIIQQVDDSDEELQ, from the exons GCAGCCTCAGAGGTGGTTCAACACCGCCGACATCACAGTGGCTCACCAAAGCAACCTGCTGAAGCAGCTCAACCAGCAGCGGCGTCAGGAGCTGTTCTGCGACTGCAGCGTGCTGGTGGAGGGCCAGCTCTTCAGAGCCCACCGCAACGTCCTGTTCGCCAGCAGCGGCTACTTCCGCATGTTGCTGTCCCAGGGACCCGACGGGCTGTCGGACCCCGTCATCAGCGCCACCTTCGACGTCTTCAGCCCAGAGACCTTCACGGTAATCCTAGATTTCATCTACTCCGGCCAGCTTGATCTCTCAAGTCTCAACGTTATCGAGGTGATGTCCGCAGCCAGCTACTTGCAGATGAACAATGTCATCAGCTACTGCAAGAACTTCATCAAGTCCTCCCTGGACATCAGCATGAAAGATGAAGACAGTGACCGCTGCCTCAGCTTGTCTGAGACCTGCAGCTTTACCAGTGGGGCAGGAGAAGAgaccacagagcagcagcagcagggcccCTGCTCCGTCAGTCCACCACCTGCACTTTGGACCAGGGACAATTCCAGATCCCAGTCCAGCTTCATTGGGAAGGATCCAGACCTGGAATCTTCAGCCTCAGCTATAAAGACAAACCCAAGCAGCCCTGCTAATGAGCTCAGTGTAGAGGCTGAGGACCTGCAGGACCCTCAGGACCCTCTGTACACACTGCCCAGATCAGAGCGCCGGAGAGGTAAAGGAGGAGCCAAGAGGAGGGCGCTCAACAGCAACCGCTCTCATCAACACGAAGACTTGGACCTTCAGGAGGCGAGGACAAAAAAGGCTGAAAAGGCCGAAGAGCTGTACGCAACTCTACCACAGATTGTCGGTGTTATTGGACACTTTAATAAAG ACTCCAACCACATCATGCGCTTCAAATGCCCCTTTTGCACCCACACTGTGAAGAGGAAGGCCGACCTGAAGCGCCACTTGCGTTGTCACACTGGAGAGAGGCCGTACCCCTGTCAGGCCTGCAATAAACGCTTCACCCGCCTGGAGCACCTCCGCAGTCATTTCGAGACG ATCCATCAAGCCAGGAAGCTGGTGTGCAGGAAGTGCAAGTGTCAGGTGACGGAGGAGACGGGGCATGTGGTGTGCGAGGGCTCGCGACGCTACCGCATGTGCACCGCGTGCATCGAGGAAGTGGGCTGTGACAACATCCCCATGGACGGTCTGGAGGAGGCCGACGACGAGCCGGCCCTGCTGCTGGGCGtggacggggaggaggagggggacagcAAGCGGAGCTGGATGGTAACCGACGACGACGACCTGGCTGAGGACTCGGGGGCCGACCTCATCATCCAGCAAGTGGACGACAGtgatgaggagctgcagtga
- the hmgcl gene encoding hydroxymethylglutaryl-CoA lyase, mitochondrial, which translates to MATVLRLVNRGTISSAMGQQYLTFSSAAKASVKACQALPEKVKIVEVGPRDGLQNEKTIVPTETKIHLIDLLSESGLRVIEATSFVSPKWVPQMADQVEVMKGIGRKPGVSYPVLTPNLKGFHAAVKAGAAEVAIFGAASELFSKKNINCTVEESLQRFDEVIKAAKEAGVPVRGYVSCVLGCPYEGKVAPEKVAHVAKRLYSMGCYEISLGDTIGVGTPGSMTQMLTAVTKEVPVSALAVHCHDTYGQALANILVALQMGISVVDSSVAGLGGCPYAQGASGNVATEDVVYMLHGLGIQTGVDLSKLISAGAFICRSLNRKTSSKVAQATCKL; encoded by the exons ATGGCGACCGTCCTGAGGCTCGTCAACAGAGGCACGATTAGTTCAGCGATGGGACAACAGTACCTGACGTTCAGCTCCGCAGCGAAG gctAGTGTGAAAGCGTGTCAAGCTCTTCCAGAGAAGGTGAAAATAGTGGAGGTGGGACCCAGAGACGGTCTTCAGAATGAGAAG ACCATCGTGCCAACAGAGACCAAAATCCACCTGATTGACTTGTTGTCAGAGTCCGGGCTGCGGGTCATCGAGGCCACCAGCTTTGTGTCCCCAAAGTGGGTCCCACAG ATGGCAGATCaggtggaggtgatgaaggggATTGGTAGGAAACCTGGAGTGTCGTATCCAGTCCTTACCCCCAACCTCAAGGGTTTCCATGCTGCT GTGAaggcaggagctgcagaggtcgcCATATTTGGCGCGGCATCCGAGCTTTTCAGCAAGAAGAACATAAACTGCACCGTGGAGGAGAGTTTACAGCGCTTTGACGAGGTTATTAAAGCAGCTAAAGAGGCTGGTGTGCCAGTTCGAGG ATATGTGTCTTGTGTTCTTGGATGCCCGTATGAGGGCAAAGTGGCACCTGAAAAAGTTGCACAT GTAGCGAAGCGTCTGTATTCCATGGGCTGCTATGAGATCTCCCTGGGCGACACCATTGGAGTGGGGACTCCAGGTAGCATGACTCAGATGTTAACAGCAGTGACAAAAGAGGTGCCAGTCAGCGCCCTGGCAGTCCACTGCCACGATACCTACGGCCAGGCCCTGGCTAACATCCTTGTTGCCCTACAG ATGGGAATCAGTGTGGTCGACTCATCAGTAGCTGGACTGGGTGGCTGTCCCTATGCCCAGGGGGCTTCCGGGAATGTTGCTACTGAAGATGTCGTCTATATGTTGCATGGACTTGGGATTCAAACA GGAGTGGACCTCTCCAAGCTGATCTCGGCCGGAGCTTTCATCTGTCGAAGCCTCAACAGAAAGACCAGCTCCAAAGTGGCACAGGCCACGTGCAAACTGTAG
- the cx35.4 gene encoding connexin 35.4 — protein MDWKNFQALLSGVNKYSTAFGRIWLSVVFVFRVMVYVVAAERVWGDEQKDFDCNTKQPGCANVCYDHFFPISHIRLWALQLIFVTCPSFMVVMHVAYRDDRERKHQAKHHDNIKLYSNTGRKHGGLWWTYLISLFVKTIIEVAFLYILHWVYDSFYLPRLVKCEVWPCPNQVDCYIGHPTEKKVFTYFMVGASALCIVLNICEIVYLISKRIARCTNKIKRRSRNIPVKVDDYNDDPFNNCSQPMSRVDKKDKPPSFKSAFKSSHRPSMLKLEEKIRASAPNLSIAS, from the coding sequence ATGGACTGGAAGAACTTCCAAGCCCTCCTCAGTGGGGTGAACAAATACTCCACAGCTTTCGGGAGAATATGGCTGTCTGTGGTGTTCGTGTTCAGGGTGATGGTGTATGTGGTGGCGGCGGAGCGAGTGTGGGGCGACGAGCAGAAAGACTTTGACTGCAACACCAAGCAGCCCGGCTGCGCCAACGTCTGCTACGACCACTTCTTCCCCATCTCCCACATCCGCCTGTGGGCCCTGCAGCTCATCTTCGTCACGTGCCCCTCGTTCATGGTGGTCATGCACGTGGCCTACCGCGACGACCGTGAGCGCAAGCACCAGGCCAAGCACCATGATAACATCAAGCTGTACAGTAACACGGGTAGGAAACACGGCGGCTTGTGGTGGACTTACCTGATCAGCCTCTTTGTGAAAACGATCATCGAGGTCGCCTTCCTCTACATCCTCCACTGGGTCTACGACAGCTTCTACCTGCCAAGGCTAGTCAAGTGCGAGGTCTGGCCCTGCCCCAACCAGGTGGACTGCTACATTGGCCACCCCACCGAGAAGAAGGTCTTTACCTACTTCATGGTCGGCGCCTCGGCCCTCTGTATCGTCCTGAACATCTGCGAGATCGTCTACCTCATCTCCAAGCGCATCGCACGGTGCACGAACAAGATCAAGAGGCGCAGCCGCAACATACCCGTGAAAGTGGACGACTACAACGACGACCCCTTCAACAACTGCAGCCAGCCGATGTCGAGGGTGGACAAGAAGGACAAGCCTCCGTCCTTCAAGTCTGCGTTCAAGTCTTCGCACAGACCTTCCATGTTGAAACTTGAAGAGAAGATACGGGCGTCTGCTCCCAACCTGTCCATTGCTTCTTGA
- the LOC117756446 gene encoding gap junction beta-4 protein-like, which yields MNWAFLQGLLSGVNKYSTAFGRVWLSIVFLFRVMVFVVAAEKVWGDEQKDFKCNTAQPGCHNVCYDHFFPVSHVRLWALQLIFVTCPSLLVVMHVAYREDRERKNQVRYGDNCRRLYLNTGKKRGGLWWTYVLTLVFKIGVDATFTYLVYHIYEGYDFPLLIKCEQKPCPNKVDCFISRPTEKKIFTLFMVVSSLVCILLSIIEIVYLIGKRLRECLSTLHHSRHIVTDRMSSGSTLMEANTLKLGGEKTPETPAPSYKVAIS from the coding sequence ATGAACTGGGCATTCCTCCAGGGCCTCCTCAGTGGAGTGAACAAGTACTCCACCGCCTTCGGTCGAGTCTGGCTCTCCATCGTCTTCCTTTTCCGGGTCATGGTGTTCGTGGTGGCGGCGGAGAAGGTGTGGGGTGACGAGCAGAAGGACTTCAAGTGCAACACGGCCCAGCCCGGCTGCCACAACGTCTGCTACGACCACTTCTTCCCCGTCTCCCACGTCAGGCTGTGGGCTCTGCAGCTCATCTTCGTCACCTGCCCCTCGCTGCTGGTGGTGATGCACGTCGCCTACAGGGAGGACAGGGAACGCAAGAACCAAGTCAGGTACGGTGACAACTGCCGACGCCTCTACTTGAACACCGGCAAGAAGCGTGGTGGCCTGTGGTGGACCTACGTCCTCACTTTAGTCTTCAAAATAGGCGTGGACGCCACCTTCACCTACCTCGTCTATCACATCTACGAGGGCTACGACTTCCCATTGCTCATCAAGTGCGAGCAGAAGCCGTGTCCCAACAAGGTGGACTGCTTCATCTCCCGGCCCACCGAGAAGAAGATCTTCACCCTCTTCATGGTGGTCAGCAGCCTGGTCTGCATTCTGCTCTCCATTATTGAAATCGTCTACCTGATTGGCAAACGCTTACGTGAATGTCTCAGCACGCTCCATCACTCTCGCCATATCGTGACCGACAGGATGTCCAGCGGAAGCACCTTGATGGAGGCGAACACTCTAAAATTGGGAGGTGAAAAGACCCCAGAAACCCCTGCACCCTCATACAAAGTCGCCATATCTTGA
- the ppie gene encoding peptidyl-prolyl cis-trans isomerase E, with protein MASSKRVLYVGGLAEEVDEKVLHAAFIPFGDITDIQIPLDYETEKHRGFAFIEFEMAEDAAAAIDNMNESELFGRTVRVNIAKPMRIKEGSSRPVWSDDDWLKKFSGKTSEEADAEAAAGEATTTATQETEPPAKKGRVNPQVYMDIKIGNKVAGRLRFLLRADIVPMTADNFRCLCTHDKGFGFKGSSFHRIIPQFMCQGGDFTNHNGTGGKSIYGRKFDDENFILKHTAPGQLSMANSGSNTNGSQFFITTDKTDWLDDKHVVFGELVEGMDVLRAMEAQGNKDGKPKQKVIISDCGEYE; from the exons ATGGCGTCTAGCAAACGAGTGCTGTATGTCG gtGGTCTGGCTGAGGAGGTGGACGAGAAGGTTTTACACGCAGCGTTTATCCCGTTTGGAGACATCACAGACATCCAGATACCGTTAGACTATGAAACAG AGAAGCACCGAGGATTTGCCTTCATTGAGTTTGAAATGGCTGAG GATGCAGCCGCAGCGATCGATAACATG AACGAGTCAGAGCTTTTTGGTCGCACTGTCCGAGTCAACATCGCCAAACCCATGAGAATCAAAGAAGGTTCCTCTCGACCAG TGTGGTCGGACGATGACTGGCTGAAGAAGTTCTCGGGGAAGACCTCAGAGGAGGCTGATGCTGAGGCAGCGGCTGGAGAAGCAACCACCACGGCAACACAGGAG actGAGCCTCCTGCTAAAAAGGGCCGAGTTAATCCTCAGGTCTATATGGACATCAAGATCGGCAACAAGGTGGCAGGGAGACTACGCTTCCTCCTGCGGGCGGACATCGTTCCCATGACAGCAG ATAACTTCCGCTGCCTGTGCACACATGACAAAGGCTTTGGCTTCAAGGGCAGCAGCTTCCACCGCATCATCCCTCAGTTCATGTGCCAAGGAGGCGACTTCACCAACCACAACGGCACCGGTGGCAAGTCCATCTACGGCCGCAAGTTTGATGACGAAAACTTTATCCTGAAACACACTGCCCCAG GGCAGCTCTCCATGGCCAACTCGGGCTCCAACACGAATGGCTCTCAGTTCTTCATCACCACTGACAAGACAGACTGGCTGGATGACAAACATGTGGTGTTCGGCGAGCTGGTGGAGGGGATGGACGTGCTCCGTGCGATGGAG GCTCAGGGGAACAAAGATGGGAAGCCGAAGCAGAAAGTGATCATCTCGGACTGTGGAGAATACGAGTGA
- the pabpc4 gene encoding polyadenylate-binding protein 4 isoform X1: MNTATGSYPMASLYVGDLHPDITEAMLYEKFSPAGPVLSIRVCRDMITRRSLGYAYVNFSQPADAERALDTMNFDVVKGKPIRIMWSQRDPSLRKSGVGNVFIKNLDKSIDNKALYDTFSAFGNILSCKVVCDENGSKGYAFVHFETQDAADRAIEKMNGMLLNDRKVFVGRFKSRKEREAELGAKAKEFTNVYIKNFGDDMDDDRLKEFFDKYGKTLSVKVMTDPTGKSRGFGFVSYEKHEDANKAVEDMNGTDLNGKTVFVGRAQKKMERQAELKRRFEMLKQERISRYQGVNLYIKNLDDTIDDEKLRKEFSPFGSITSAKVMLEEGRSKGFGFVCFSSPEEATKAVTEMNGRIVGSKPLYVALAQRKEERKAHLTNQYMQRIAGMRALPANAIINQFQPTSGYFMPAVPQQAQNRTTYYAPNQLAQMRPNPRWQQQGGRGQGGFQGIPNSLRQPGPRANLRHMTPNNNTQGPRAAGQSMAPRPSMGVPGPRAMPPYKYATGVRNPNPQVVQPIALQQAQPAVHVQGQEPLTASMLAAAPPQEQKQMLGERLFPLIQSMHANLAGKITGMLLEIDNSELLHMLESHESLRSKVEEAVAVLQAHQAKKDATQKVGTMATTAAAATS; the protein is encoded by the exons GACCGGTGCTCTCTATCCGGGTCTGTCGAGACATGATCACCCGGCGATCTCTGGGATACGCTTATGTCAACTTCTCCCAGCCCGCAGACG CTGAGAGAGCCCTGGACACCATGAACTTTGACGTGGTGAAAGGGAAGCCCATCAGAATCATGTGGTCCCAGAGAGACCCCTCCCTCAGGAAGTCTGGAGTGGGCAACGTGTTCATCAAGAACCTCGACAAGTCCATTGACAACAAGGCCCTGTACGACACCTTCTCCGCCTTCGGCAACATCCTCTCCTGCAAG GTGGTGTGTGATGAAAATGGTTCCAAGGGCTATGCCTTCGTCCACTTCGAGACCCAGGACGCTGCTGACCGTGCCATTGAGAAGATGAACGGGATGCTTCTGAATGACCGCAAGGT GTTCGTGGGTCGTTTCAAATCGCGAAAAGAACGGGAGGCTGAACTCGGTGCCAAAGCCAAAGAGTTTACCAATGTCTACATCAAGAACTTTGGGGACGATATGGACGATGATCGGCTGAAGGAGTTTTTTGACAAATATG GTAAAACCCTCAGCGTAAAAGTGATGACAGACCCCACTGGCAAATCCAGAGGCTTTGGATTTGTTAGTTATGAGAAACACGAGGATGCTAACAAG GCAGTAGAGGACATGAATGGCACTGACCTCAATGGCAAGACCGTGTTTGTGGGGCGGGCGCAGAAGAAGATGGAGCGGCAGGCGGAGCTGAAGAGGAGGTTTGAGATGCTGAAACAAGAAAGGATCAGTCGTTATCAG GGTGTAAATCTGTACATTAAGAACCTGGACGACACCATAGATGACGAGAAACTGCGTAAGGAGTTCTCTCCTTTCGGATCCATCACAAGTGCCAAG GTGATGCTGGAGGAGGGCCGCTCCAAAGGCTTCGGCTTCGTCTGCTTCTCCTCCCCTGAAGAAGCCACCAAGGCTGTGACCGAGATGAACGGCCGGATCGTTGGCTCCAAACCTCTCTACGTGGCTCTGGCTCAGCGCAAAGAGGAGCGCAAGGCCCACCTCACCAATCAGTACATGCAGCGTATTGCAGGCATGAGAGCCCTGCCTGCTAATGCCATCATCAATCAGTTCCAGCCCACCAGCGGATACTTCATGCCAGCAGTGCCACAG CAGGCCCAGAATAGGACTACATATTATGCACCCAATCAGCTGGCCCAAATGCGGCCCAACCCCCGGTGGCAGCAACAAGGTGGTAGAGGTCAAG GTGGTTTCCAGGGGATCCCCAACTCGCTGCGTCAGCCAGGACCTCGGGCCAACCTGAGACACATGACTCctaacaacaacacacagggaCCACGAG CTGCTGGCCAGTCCATGGCTCCTCGTCCCTCCATGGGCGTCCCAGGCCCCCGAGCCATGCCTCCTTACAAATACGCCACTGGCGTCCGCAACCCCAACCCTCAGGTGGTGCAACCGATTGCCTTACAGCAG GCTCAGCCAGCTGTGCACGTTCAGGGCCAGGAGCCTCTCACAGCCTCCATGCTGGCTGCAGCCCCCCCTCAGGAGCAGAAACAGATGCTGG GGGAGCGTCTTTTTCCTCTGATTCAGTCAATGCATGCCAACCTGGCGGGAAAGATCACTGGCATGCTGCTGGAGATCGACAACTCTGAACTGCTTCATATGCTGGAGTCTCATGAATCTCTGCGCTCAAAG GTGGAAGAAGCTGTCGCCGTGCTACAGGCCCATCAGGCAAAGAAAGACGCCACTCAAAAAGTGGGCACCATGgctactactgctgctgctgccacatccTGA
- the pabpc4 gene encoding polyadenylate-binding protein 4 isoform X2 — protein sequence MNTATGSYPMASLYVGDLHPDITEAMLYEKFSPAGPVLSIRVCRDMITRRSLGYAYVNFSQPADAERALDTMNFDVVKGKPIRIMWSQRDPSLRKSGVGNVFIKNLDKSIDNKALYDTFSAFGNILSCKVVCDENGSKGYAFVHFETQDAADRAIEKMNGMLLNDRKVFVGRFKSRKEREAELGAKAKEFTNVYIKNFGDDMDDDRLKEFFDKYGKTLSVKVMTDPTGKSRGFGFVSYEKHEDANKAVEDMNGTDLNGKTVFVGRAQKKMERQAELKRRFEMLKQERISRYQGVNLYIKNLDDTIDDEKLRKEFSPFGSITSAKVMLEEGRSKGFGFVCFSSPEEATKAVTEMNGRIVGSKPLYVALAQRKEERKAHLTNQYMQRIAGMRALPANAIINQFQPTSGYFMPAVPQAQNRTTYYAPNQLAQMRPNPRWQQQGGRGQGGFQGIPNSLRQPGPRANLRHMTPNNNTQGPRAAGQSMAPRPSMGVPGPRAMPPYKYATGVRNPNPQVVQPIALQQAQPAVHVQGQEPLTASMLAAAPPQEQKQMLGERLFPLIQSMHANLAGKITGMLLEIDNSELLHMLESHESLRSKVEEAVAVLQAHQAKKDATQKVGTMATTAAAATS from the exons GACCGGTGCTCTCTATCCGGGTCTGTCGAGACATGATCACCCGGCGATCTCTGGGATACGCTTATGTCAACTTCTCCCAGCCCGCAGACG CTGAGAGAGCCCTGGACACCATGAACTTTGACGTGGTGAAAGGGAAGCCCATCAGAATCATGTGGTCCCAGAGAGACCCCTCCCTCAGGAAGTCTGGAGTGGGCAACGTGTTCATCAAGAACCTCGACAAGTCCATTGACAACAAGGCCCTGTACGACACCTTCTCCGCCTTCGGCAACATCCTCTCCTGCAAG GTGGTGTGTGATGAAAATGGTTCCAAGGGCTATGCCTTCGTCCACTTCGAGACCCAGGACGCTGCTGACCGTGCCATTGAGAAGATGAACGGGATGCTTCTGAATGACCGCAAGGT GTTCGTGGGTCGTTTCAAATCGCGAAAAGAACGGGAGGCTGAACTCGGTGCCAAAGCCAAAGAGTTTACCAATGTCTACATCAAGAACTTTGGGGACGATATGGACGATGATCGGCTGAAGGAGTTTTTTGACAAATATG GTAAAACCCTCAGCGTAAAAGTGATGACAGACCCCACTGGCAAATCCAGAGGCTTTGGATTTGTTAGTTATGAGAAACACGAGGATGCTAACAAG GCAGTAGAGGACATGAATGGCACTGACCTCAATGGCAAGACCGTGTTTGTGGGGCGGGCGCAGAAGAAGATGGAGCGGCAGGCGGAGCTGAAGAGGAGGTTTGAGATGCTGAAACAAGAAAGGATCAGTCGTTATCAG GGTGTAAATCTGTACATTAAGAACCTGGACGACACCATAGATGACGAGAAACTGCGTAAGGAGTTCTCTCCTTTCGGATCCATCACAAGTGCCAAG GTGATGCTGGAGGAGGGCCGCTCCAAAGGCTTCGGCTTCGTCTGCTTCTCCTCCCCTGAAGAAGCCACCAAGGCTGTGACCGAGATGAACGGCCGGATCGTTGGCTCCAAACCTCTCTACGTGGCTCTGGCTCAGCGCAAAGAGGAGCGCAAGGCCCACCTCACCAATCAGTACATGCAGCGTATTGCAGGCATGAGAGCCCTGCCTGCTAATGCCATCATCAATCAGTTCCAGCCCACCAGCGGATACTTCATGCCAGCAGTGCCACAG GCCCAGAATAGGACTACATATTATGCACCCAATCAGCTGGCCCAAATGCGGCCCAACCCCCGGTGGCAGCAACAAGGTGGTAGAGGTCAAG GTGGTTTCCAGGGGATCCCCAACTCGCTGCGTCAGCCAGGACCTCGGGCCAACCTGAGACACATGACTCctaacaacaacacacagggaCCACGAG CTGCTGGCCAGTCCATGGCTCCTCGTCCCTCCATGGGCGTCCCAGGCCCCCGAGCCATGCCTCCTTACAAATACGCCACTGGCGTCCGCAACCCCAACCCTCAGGTGGTGCAACCGATTGCCTTACAGCAG GCTCAGCCAGCTGTGCACGTTCAGGGCCAGGAGCCTCTCACAGCCTCCATGCTGGCTGCAGCCCCCCCTCAGGAGCAGAAACAGATGCTGG GGGAGCGTCTTTTTCCTCTGATTCAGTCAATGCATGCCAACCTGGCGGGAAAGATCACTGGCATGCTGCTGGAGATCGACAACTCTGAACTGCTTCATATGCTGGAGTCTCATGAATCTCTGCGCTCAAAG GTGGAAGAAGCTGTCGCCGTGCTACAGGCCCATCAGGCAAAGAAAGACGCCACTCAAAAAGTGGGCACCATGgctactactgctgctgctgccacatccTGA